A stretch of DNA from Cytophagia bacterium CHB2:
GAGCTTTGCAAAAAAGGGGTAGCGCCGAAGCTGTTCTTCCAACATCATCAGATACGGTTGGCGGTAAAAGTTTTTTTTATTGAGGAGATAAACAAAAAAACCGTCCCACCACGTGCTGTGATTCGGGAGCAACAGCAACGGTAATTGCGCCTCACAGCGGGGAACCTCGCCGAGCAGGCAAATGCGCTGAAAATGCCGGTGGAACAGATGCATGACATAGGGATAAAAAATGCGGTCCGCCCAAGCAGCGGGTTTGGCGGGAATCATGCCTTCAACCTGCCTCGAGATGATAGGCCAGGCGTTCTTGCGTGGCCAGCACTTTCGTGCGCAACACTTCTTGCAGGACGATGCTGAGCTTGGCGTGTTTCGGCACGTAAACCCGGCCAAGAAAAGGGTTGTAGGCGCGCGCTTCCAGACGGCGCAGAATGCCGCGATAGATCCGGCTCGCGGCATAAACCGCAAAACGGGCGTCTGCGTCGAGCAACTCGATGCCGGCCTCAGCAGCCTCGTAATACGAATGCGCGCGATTGACTTGAAACGCCATCAACTCGCGGAACTCCGGCGTTATCCGTTCGGCAACAATATTATATTCGCCGCACTTAAAGGCTTGCAATTCGTCCAGCGGCAAATAGATTCTGCCCATGCGGCAATCTTCTTGAATATCGCGCAAAATGTTGGTCAATTGCATTGCCACCCCGAGTTTCTCCGCGTAGGTGAAGACGCGGTGATCTTCATATCCGAAAATATGCGTCATCATTAAACCCACCACTGCCGCAACTTTGTAACAGAACGGATATAACTCGTCAAATGTCTGATAGCGCACGTGACGCAAATCCATGCGCACGCCGTTGATCAAATCGAGCGGGTGTGCCAGCGGGATGCCATAGCGCA
This window harbors:
- a CDS encoding phytoene/squalene synthase family protein, encoding MKFWLEKSQRSAFEYSRKLTANYSKSFYLSTRLLPQEKRWATFAAYGFCRYVDNLSDLQRDRNATEIERELDFLACELETAYRTGESEHPIIRPFVAVALRYGIPLAHPLDLINGVRMDLRHVRYQTFDELYPFCYKVAAVVGLMMTHIFGYEDHRVFTYAEKLGVAMQLTNILRDIQEDCRMGRIYLPLDELQAFKCGEYNIVAERITPEFRELMAFQVNRAHSYYEAAEAGIELLDADARFAVYAASRIYRGILRRLEARAYNPFLGRVYVPKHAKLSIVLQEVLRTKVLATQERLAYHLEAG